The following coding sequences are from one Seonamhaeicola sp. ML3 window:
- a CDS encoding DUF6686 family protein: MLFIISLNKYKIHHGHVLIAKNKNGQLTFSEDYKIYHLTFNNVHLEFFEKELIRFKEFILELEIGYAEGCYNRVIMNRKVPIKTMQHNLTLIFNKQELDGLKRLLTQTDKTLLENLKVSDIDYLLYLN; this comes from the coding sequence TTGTTATTTATAATTAGTCTAAATAAATATAAAATACATCATGGTCATGTACTCATAGCAAAAAACAAGAACGGGCAATTAACCTTTTCTGAAGATTACAAAATTTACCATCTTACCTTTAACAATGTTCACTTAGAGTTTTTCGAAAAGGAGCTGATTAGGTTTAAAGAGTTCATATTAGAACTAGAAATAGGATATGCCGAAGGCTGTTACAACCGTGTTATTATGAACAGAAAAGTTCCTATAAAAACCATGCAACATAACCTTACTCTTATATTTAATAAACAAGAACTCGATGGGCTAAAAAGGCTTTTAACCCAAACTGATAAAACGCTTTTAGAAAATTTAAAGGTCAGCGATATCGATTACCTTTTGTATTTAAATTAA
- a CDS encoding outer membrane beta-barrel protein codes for MKTKTCIVFLLFTVSLFAQKFTLEGIVKDTNTYKLEAATVFLQAAKDSLVIAYGITNKEGQFSIKVNADNDQSLILNVGYLGYKPFTKVITVPKTDVLDLGVITLEESVEQLNTVSITAKAPPIVIKTDTIEFNADSFKTLPNDRAEDLLKKLPGFEIDVDGNITVNGVDVEAINVDGMRFFGEKNGDIALKNLPSNVISKVQVTDYKTNMQKFTGEESDSGTKEINLKIKKGKNTAFFGDINAGYGTDEKYQVNANLFKLIDGKQIGLISGTNNINMRRGFNALPDAKSSVGAIESDFVGANYTKGKWNETRVNGNYRFNSNNVDNAQRRERENFLPNLNYISKTESESFRDTDTHIGNFDLKYVINPKNKLSNSRVQLSNEVDFNSSNSNAFSESTTSSKSIDGDLISDVNSKNQSTSTNREIKNRIGIISRTGKGTDFFTLNLSTNFTESNTDSENFSENILYERNRTRIQNQIRSTENTNANINFNGMWFKELFQNFRIIPKYNANINHNNNEKYVFDFNEVDNDFTDFNDLQSFDSRYVTTTVKPALRLRYDYKDFRFEIEGAYTNTYRKYKDELIPARNFNADFEYFTYSGRLRYRDKNGYKNVSLNYRQNVDLPSASQLQPVEDVSNQINTRIGNPFLEPEVNHILAFEYQNNLAYHNINVTGNVRAQFIEDKIVNSTVTNEDLIRNTTYVNLNGDYSVNGNTAVSKSYFDKKTNLNFNFRFFASYRNNVSLQNAIRFVSKNTTLRPSFSFRYSYDNKLDLSATYSYSKNKNEFDTDMFDDNDFFIQNLNVDASIFFLKNAFFSNKIGYRYNSRVGDEFDGDAVFWNAGLGVQLWGDKGTLTLVGYDVLGQNNGFRRTVTGTYIQDVEDKILEQYFMVTFVFKFGRIAGQNMNKRPKGLGQGGRMGGGRRFGGGMRRR; via the coding sequence TTGAAAACTAAAACTTGTATCGTATTTCTTTTGTTTACGGTTTCATTGTTCGCCCAAAAGTTTACGCTAGAGGGTATTGTAAAAGATACAAATACGTATAAGCTAGAAGCAGCAACAGTGTTTCTTCAAGCGGCTAAAGATAGTTTGGTAATAGCTTATGGTATAACCAATAAAGAAGGCCAATTCTCCATAAAAGTTAATGCAGATAACGACCAATCCTTAATTTTAAATGTTGGGTATTTAGGGTATAAACCATTCACTAAAGTTATAACGGTGCCAAAGACCGATGTATTGGATTTAGGGGTTATTACCTTAGAGGAATCTGTTGAGCAATTAAATACGGTTTCCATAACTGCAAAAGCTCCACCTATAGTAATTAAAACAGATACCATAGAATTTAATGCGGATAGTTTTAAAACCTTACCAAACGATAGGGCAGAAGACCTGCTAAAAAAGCTCCCTGGTTTTGAAATAGATGTAGATGGTAACATTACGGTTAATGGCGTGGATGTTGAAGCCATAAATGTTGACGGTATGCGCTTTTTTGGAGAGAAAAATGGAGATATAGCCTTAAAAAACTTACCTAGTAATGTTATTAGTAAAGTTCAAGTTACAGACTACAAAACCAATATGCAGAAGTTTACTGGTGAAGAATCTGATTCTGGTACAAAAGAGATAAATCTAAAAATTAAGAAAGGCAAAAACACGGCTTTTTTTGGGGATATAAATGCAGGCTACGGAACAGATGAAAAGTATCAGGTAAATGCTAATCTGTTTAAACTGATTGATGGGAAGCAAATTGGTCTTATTTCTGGTACTAACAATATAAACATGCGAAGAGGTTTTAATGCGTTGCCAGATGCAAAATCTAGTGTTGGTGCTATAGAATCTGACTTTGTGGGTGCTAATTACACCAAAGGAAAATGGAATGAAACAAGAGTAAATGGTAATTACCGTTTTAATTCGAATAATGTAGATAATGCCCAGAGAAGGGAACGAGAAAACTTTCTCCCCAATTTAAATTACATCTCCAAAACAGAAAGTGAAAGCTTTAGAGATACCGATACTCATATTGGTAATTTCGATTTGAAATATGTGATAAATCCCAAGAACAAACTATCAAATAGTAGAGTTCAGCTTTCTAATGAAGTTGATTTTAACTCCAGTAATTCCAATGCCTTTTCAGAGTCTACTACCAGTTCGAAGTCTATCGATGGCGATTTAATAAGCGATGTTAATTCCAAGAACCAATCTACTTCTACTAATCGTGAAATTAAAAACAGGATTGGTATAATATCGAGAACGGGGAAAGGTACAGATTTCTTTACGTTGAATTTAAGTACAAATTTTACCGAGTCTAATACCGATTCTGAGAATTTTTCAGAAAACATCCTATACGAAAGAAATAGAACCCGTATTCAGAATCAAATAAGATCTACCGAAAACACCAATGCTAACATCAATTTTAATGGTATGTGGTTTAAGGAATTATTTCAAAACTTTAGAATAATCCCAAAGTATAATGCTAATATAAACCATAACAATAACGAAAAGTATGTTTTCGATTTTAACGAAGTAGATAACGATTTTACCGACTTTAATGATTTACAAAGTTTTGATAGCCGATATGTTACCACTACAGTGAAACCCGCATTAAGGTTAAGATACGATTATAAAGACTTTCGTTTTGAAATAGAAGGGGCATATACAAACACATATAGAAAGTATAAAGACGAATTAATACCAGCGCGAAATTTTAATGCCGATTTTGAATATTTCACCTATTCCGGAAGGTTGCGATACCGTGATAAAAATGGGTACAAGAATGTGTCTCTAAATTACCGACAAAATGTCGATTTACCTTCAGCATCTCAACTGCAACCTGTTGAAGATGTAAGCAACCAAATTAATACAAGAATAGGAAATCCTTTTTTGGAGCCTGAAGTTAATCACATCTTAGCTTTTGAATATCAAAATAATTTGGCTTATCATAATATTAATGTTACTGGAAATGTACGTGCTCAGTTCATTGAGGATAAAATTGTAAATTCAACCGTTACCAATGAAGATTTAATTAGAAATACGACCTATGTTAACCTAAATGGAGATTATTCGGTAAATGGTAATACGGCAGTATCTAAGTCTTATTTCGATAAAAAGACGAATCTAAATTTTAACTTCAGATTTTTTGCATCGTATAGAAACAATGTTTCTCTTCAGAATGCCATCAGGTTTGTTTCCAAAAATACAACATTAAGACCCTCTTTTTCATTCCGGTATTCTTATGACAACAAATTAGATTTAAGCGCTACCTACAGCTACTCTAAAAATAAGAATGAATTTGATACCGATATGTTTGACGATAACGACTTTTTTATTCAAAATTTAAATGTCGATGCCTCTATTTTCTTTTTAAAGAATGCCTTTTTCTCTAACAAAATAGGATACAGATACAATAGTAGAGTTGGTGATGAGTTTGATGGCGATGCCGTTTTTTGGAACGCAGGATTAGGTGTTCAATTATGGGGAGATAAAGGTACGCTTACCTTAGTTGGTTACGATGTTTTAGGCCAGAACAATGGTTTTAGAAGAACTGTGACAGGGACGTATATCCAAGACGTGGAAGATAAGATTTTAGAACAGTATTTCATGGTTACTTTTGTTTTTAAATTTGGTAGGATTGCCGGTCAAAATATGAACAAAAGACCAAAAGGATTAGGTCAAGGTGGTAGAATGGGTGGCGGAAGACGATTTGGTGGCGGTATGCGTAGGCGTTAG
- a CDS encoding LytTR family DNA-binding domain-containing protein, which translates to MKYLKCLVVDDEELARTLLKTYIDKIDFLELVDSFENPVEAFSVLKEKSIDIIFLDIQMPELKGTDFAKMINPETKIIFTTAYSEYALEGFDLNALDYLLKPITFQRFLQAVNKIKPEIINSEDYITIKSGYDLHKLKYTDILFIESDNEYVVFNTSERKIMSHQTLKSLEESLPESMFMRVHRSYIVNKEKVAALKGKNLVVTNTKIPISDSYYDKVKKNLF; encoded by the coding sequence ATGAAATATTTAAAATGCTTAGTTGTTGATGATGAGGAATTAGCAAGGACTTTGCTAAAAACATACATTGATAAAATAGATTTTTTAGAATTGGTTGACTCCTTTGAAAACCCTGTTGAAGCTTTTTCTGTGTTAAAGGAAAAATCTATTGATATTATCTTTTTAGATATTCAAATGCCAGAATTAAAAGGTACAGATTTTGCTAAAATGATAAACCCTGAAACCAAAATTATTTTCACAACAGCCTATTCTGAATATGCCTTGGAAGGTTTTGATTTAAATGCCCTGGATTATCTATTAAAACCTATAACGTTTCAACGCTTTTTACAAGCTGTAAACAAAATAAAACCTGAGATTATTAATTCAGAAGATTACATTACCATTAAATCTGGTTACGATTTACATAAACTAAAATATACAGATATACTTTTTATTGAAAGTGATAATGAATATGTGGTGTTTAATACTTCTGAAAGAAAAATCATGAGCCATCAAACATTAAAATCTTTAGAAGAAAGCTTACCTGAATCCATGTTTATGCGTGTGCATCGTTCGTACATAGTAAACAAGGAAAAAGTAGCTGCTTTAAAAGGAAAAAACTTAGTGGTTACAAACACGAAAATACCAATAAGTGATAGCTACTATGACAAGGTAAAAAAAAACCTGTTTTAA
- the guaB gene encoding IMP dehydrogenase, translating to MTAHENKILGEGLTYDDVLLVPAFSEVLPREVNIQTKFTRNITINVPIISAAMDTVTESKMAIAMAQEGGIGVLHKNMTIEAQADKVRRVKRAESGMIIDPVTLPLTAVVKDAKRAMAEHSIGGIPIVDEAGKLKGIVTNRDLRFEHDNKKPIVEVMTSENLVTSSVGTSLKDAEIILQKHKIEKLLIVDDNYKLSGLITFRDITKLNQKPIANKDKYGRLRVAAALGVTGDAVERAEALVKAGVDAVVIDTAHGHTKGVVHVLKEVKSKFPDLDVVVGNIATGAAAKYLVEAGADAVKVGIGPGSICTTRVVAGVGFPQFSAVLEVAAAIKGSGVPVIADGGIRYTGDIPKAIAAGADTVMLGSLLAGTKESPGETIIYEGRKFKSYRGMGSVEAMKKGSKDRYFQDVEDDIKKLVPEGIVGRVPYKGELFESIHQFVGGLRAGMGYCGAKDIEDLKENGQFVKITASGINESHPHDVTITKESPNYSR from the coding sequence ATGACTGCACACGAAAACAAGATTTTAGGGGAAGGTCTAACTTATGATGACGTACTCTTAGTTCCAGCATTTTCTGAAGTACTTCCAAGAGAAGTAAACATCCAAACCAAGTTCACACGTAATATAACCATAAACGTGCCTATTATTTCTGCGGCTATGGATACGGTTACCGAGAGCAAAATGGCTATTGCCATGGCTCAAGAAGGTGGTATTGGTGTACTTCATAAGAATATGACCATCGAGGCTCAAGCCGATAAGGTAAGACGTGTTAAACGTGCCGAGAGCGGTATGATCATCGATCCCGTAACATTACCATTAACAGCTGTTGTTAAAGACGCTAAGCGTGCTATGGCAGAACACAGTATTGGTGGTATTCCTATCGTAGATGAAGCAGGGAAGTTAAAAGGTATTGTTACCAATAGGGATTTGCGTTTTGAGCACGATAATAAAAAACCTATCGTAGAAGTAATGACTAGTGAAAACTTAGTGACTTCCTCTGTGGGAACTTCATTAAAAGATGCTGAAATTATTCTTCAAAAGCATAAAATTGAGAAATTATTAATTGTAGACGATAATTATAAGTTATCGGGATTAATAACTTTTAGAGATATAACCAAGTTAAATCAGAAACCTATAGCCAATAAAGATAAGTACGGACGTTTACGCGTTGCCGCAGCTTTAGGTGTTACAGGTGATGCTGTAGAACGTGCCGAAGCTCTAGTAAAAGCTGGTGTTGATGCTGTTGTTATCGATACTGCTCATGGACATACCAAAGGAGTTGTTCATGTACTCAAAGAGGTGAAATCTAAGTTCCCTGATTTAGATGTCGTAGTTGGAAATATCGCTACTGGTGCTGCAGCCAAGTATTTAGTTGAAGCAGGAGCAGATGCGGTTAAAGTAGGAATTGGTCCAGGGTCTATCTGTACTACACGTGTGGTTGCAGGTGTTGGTTTTCCTCAGTTTTCTGCCGTTTTGGAAGTTGCCGCAGCTATTAAAGGAAGTGGTGTTCCTGTCATTGCAGATGGTGGTATTCGTTACACAGGCGATATACCTAAGGCGATTGCAGCAGGTGCAGATACAGTGATGTTAGGCTCGTTATTGGCGGGAACCAAAGAATCTCCGGGAGAAACTATTATTTACGAAGGAAGAAAATTTAAGTCCTACCGTGGTATGGGGTCTGTTGAAGCTATGAAGAAAGGAAGTAAAGACAGATATTTCCAAGATGTTGAAGATGATATTAAAAAATTAGTTCCAGAGGGAATAGTAGGTAGAGTGCCATACAAAGGTGAGTTATTTGAAAGTATTCATCAATTTGTTGGTGGATTACGTGCCGGAATGGGATACTGTGGCGCCAAGGATATTGAAGATTTAAAAGAGAATGGTCAATTTGTTAAAATCACAGCCAGTGGTATTAATGAAAGTCATCCGCATGATGTTACCATAACTAAAGAATCGCCTAATTATTCTAGGTAG
- a CDS encoding heme-binding domain-containing protein: MKLIKKIGLVLIIALVIIQFIRPDKNNAETRNLTAFITDTKPSTEVTAILEKHCYDCHSDKTTYPWYAELAPVSLWIDHHVEEGKEHFNVSNWSKYKLKKRDHKLDELIEEVEEGEMPLESYSWLHGSITEEEKETLIKWANGVRASYNIE; the protein is encoded by the coding sequence ATGAAATTAATAAAAAAAATAGGTCTTGTTTTAATCATTGCCCTCGTAATTATTCAATTTATAAGACCCGACAAAAATAACGCAGAAACAAGAAATCTAACCGCATTTATAACCGATACCAAACCATCTACAGAAGTCACAGCCATTTTAGAAAAACACTGTTACGATTGTCATAGCGATAAAACCACTTATCCTTGGTATGCCGAACTCGCTCCGGTATCTTTATGGATTGATCATCATGTTGAGGAGGGGAAGGAACATTTTAACGTATCTAATTGGAGTAAGTATAAGTTAAAGAAAAGAGACCATAAGCTAGATGAACTTATAGAAGAAGTTGAGGAGGGTGAAATGCCTTTAGAGTCTTATTCTTGGTTACATGGTTCGATTACAGAAGAAGAAAAAGAAACGCTTATTAAATGGGCAAATGGTGTAAGAGCAAGTTATAATATCGAGTAG